The Xiphophorus couchianus chromosome 22, X_couchianus-1.0, whole genome shotgun sequence genome includes the window GCcagtaaacacaaaacaatgagCATTTATACagagaattaaataaaaacagatataatCACCATGATGATACAGCACTGCCCTGAATCCATTCACCTCATTTGATAGAATCATATTTTCTTAAAGGTTAAAGTAAATCGACTCTTTGATCCACTAgaaataaaacttattaaaagttctgactttttttattattaaaaaaatctcagatcCTCTCAAATTATAAATGTCTCTTTGTTTATAAATGTGCAATATTAATGGtaaaatactgtattttaaacataactTACAGAACAAACTGCTTCACATCATTTAATACCAGAGCTGATTATTATTTATAGATTGAATAGATTAATAAAACGACAAGCTGAAAGCTGGAAACAAtctggagaagaagaaaatatgatCAGCTGCATGTCAGACGATCCTCCAGCCTGATGATTTATAAATTTAATAACTTcgttaaaaacagattttattgctGTTCGATGTTGCAGACATGAAGCAGAACCttaaacagaaactttactGTGACCTGCTTTACAAATCGGCTgcagaaatacaataaataactgCAAAAGGTTCTGCTGGGTATAACCTGACGGTTTAATGaaaccagaaccaccagaaccatcagaaccatgGGGTCCAGACTGACAGCAGCGGTTCTCTCTAAAGTGAAACTCTGATATCAAACTTTACTGTAAACTCGGTTCTTCTTCTATGAAAACAGAAGTAGTTGCAGCTTTTATGTTTGTTCCTGGTTTTATGTTGATAAAGTGAACCGGGAaatgaacagaaccagaaccagaacaggaaCTGTGGACTCACGATCTCGTCCTCCACGTCTCGGTTGAACTGGTGGATCTCGCGAGACGCCATCAGGTTGTCGCGCCTCATCTTGAGCGGCGCCAGCAGCGTCTGGAACTTGTTCTCCACGGTGATCCGCTTCCCGTCCACCTCGTCAGAACCTTTCCCCTCCTGGCTCAGCGCCTGCGACtgcttctgcagctcctccacctccttctgACGCACCTCCACCTGGCTCTCCAGCAtctgcaggaggaggagcacAGGGAAGCTCcatcagctgctctgttttagGACCAACAGCGTTAAACTCTCTGCTCAGCGTCTGACCTGGAGAACCAGAGTCGTCCTCCATCAGATCCTCAGTCCAACCAGACGATACGTGAGGAAGAGAGGAGTGTGAATTATGTAACCGCAGGTTCTGCTCACCAATTTAAAGGAGCAGCAGAACCAATGATTGATAGATCTATTGATAAACGATttgataaaatgcataaatcGTTTACTAAAGTTTTATGATCTACTGGGGAAATTTAACATGAAGAAACATGATGAATATTAAAGACGTATTGATGTAGATACTGAAAACGTTCTAGATCTGTTATCAGTGACCATGTGCCAATCTATTCAGCATAACTCTATGCTTTATGAACAACATCATGGTTTATTACTGGGATCCAAACTTTCTGTCGTGAGTCTGAGCCCAATCTGTGttattaatctataaatatcACTTAgataattaacttttcaataatattataatttattgattgTGTCTGTAGAGTTAAAAGCTCCTCTGATCACATTTCCATTGATCCGTCATCAGGTCCTCTGGGTTTGGCATAAATCAAAATGGCTGAAGCCTAAACCTTCCAATCACAACAATGTCAGTTTATTGATTATCTGAtctgatatctgatcaaagaaCAGATGATGGAGATCTAAAGAGTCACGATCTATCGTCAGCATCAAAGAAAGCCTCTAAATCTCTGCTGTACTGGTTTAACTGGTCTGACTGGTTTACCTGCTGCTTCTTCAGCATGATGTTGACGGAGGTCAGGTCTTTGCCGAAGTCGTCGGACTGCAGCTGGCTGTCCAGGCCGGTCAGCCACTTGTCCAGGTCGGCGCAGCTCTGGGTGAAAAGCTCGGCCTTGTTGGCGTCAAACAGACACTTGGCCTTGGTCTGGGTGGTCGACTCAAGGTCGTCCCACATGACCTTTAGGGACGCCAGCTTCTCCTTCACCATGGCCTCCGTCTCTGGCTTCTCTGCCATCAGCGCCTGGCCGTCCTGCAGCACAACCACCACACAGAGCAAGATAAGCTAGCCTAAAGTTAGCATTAGCTGAGCTTTAAGATAAGCTAGTTTATAGTTACCATTAGCTGAACTTTAACATAAGCTAGCCtaacgttagcattagctgagATTTAAGATAAACTAGCTtaaagttagcattagcttaagTTAGACAAGATAAGCTAGCTTAGAGTTCAGTTAGGGTTAGCGTAGATAAGGATAGAAAACCATAAGCTAATTGACATCAAGCTAAGCTAGAAGCAGCTCTTTGCAGTGTAGCTTATAAAATATTATCTTTGTATGGAGGAACTTTAAGGATTATGTTTATACTCaatacttttattaaaacatgttttctcacTGGAATAAAGGAAgctttaaatgattaatttcgGTGAGAGCTGTTTCCTAAAGCTAGCTGAGCGTGATCTAAACCATGTTCTGTGATTTTCTTGCTGAAAGCTTGATTTAAGCCACGCTGAGCGTTTCCCTCCTGACCTTTTCGATCTTGTCCAGCCACTCCTTATTGGACTGCAGCTCGGCCATGAAGGCCTGGTGCTTCAGCCACTTGCTGTGCAGGTTCCTGGCCTCGTCGTACGTCATGTCCTGAGCCGTCAGCATCTTCTCGTTGATCCACAGGGACAGCTGGGGACAGAGACACACTGAGTGTCCAAACCAGACAACCCGCCCGTCTGCAAACCGTCTGTGACCTTTCACCGCCGGGCCTGACCTCTTGGCAGTCCTGCAGGAACTTCTGCAGGTCCCTGTTGTCCTTCAGCCTGCTCAGCAGATCCTTCGCCGCCTGCCGGTTCTTCTTGTGTCTGAGACGAAACATCAGAACTGAGTCAAGCTTCATGGCAGACGTCCCAACCTGCCCACAGATTAATCAACACGTTTCATCTGAAGAGCAGGCAGGATCTGTGCTACCTCTGGTCGATGGAGTCCACCTTCTCCTGGATGCGCTCGCCGTTAATGTTGCCGTCGGCGACCAGGCGGCGCCCGGTGTCGACCACGCCGCTGATCTTTTCCTCGTTTGCGTCCATGGTGGTCATGAAGTCCTCCTGCTTCTTGATGGCGGCCTCGGCGGCCTCCAGGGTGGTGGGCATCTCGGTGTGGGCCAGGACGTACTCCTGAGCCGAACACACAGCAGAACTCAGACCAgttaatattaatgttattattaacaCTAGACtactctgcttcttcttctcttgtatTTTCATGGCGGTTGACCAACATCTGACGGCTCAGAGGTTCTAGTGCTACTATGTTCTTCCTAAAATGCTAGTTCTTTTTAGCaaactaaaaacagttttatatttttttattcattcctGATTGCGACAGACTAACCTCTGAGACATTTTTAATCCTGAACATTGagtataattttctgttttccttgaATGAACATTTTACTGACCCAGAGGTCatccaccagcagggggcagcaccTTCCTCTTAATGACCCTGAACTTGTTTTATCAAAGTGGCTGATAACCAGAGGTTGAATGGACTTGGTCCAACAGGTGTTTTTTACCAGGTAAGGGTTGGGTGttgtgtgacatcatcagcGTTGGTTACCGGGGCGGAGTAGCAGGTGTgacatcatcatcgtcatcatcggCGGTGGTTACCTGGTTGTTGAGGAAGGCCTCGGCCTGCTTGGTGTCCCTCAGGAACAGCTGGTAGGCGTGGGACTGGGACAGCAGGCTCTGCCGGTTCTCCCACATCTTGTGCAGCTCGTTCCAGCCGGTGTCGAGCGCCTGCAGCCGCTGCCGCAGGAACATGTACTGGGCGTCCGTCTGGCCCTGCGTCACCATGTCCCCCATGTCCCTCATCTTCTGGTAGTCCTCCTCGTAGTTGCGGATCTCGTTCTTGATGTTCTCGTGCTGGGCCAGCAGCTTCTCGGCCTCGGCCAGCGCGTTGGGCTTGTCCTCCGAGGCGATGGCCGTCTGAGTGCGGGACAGCCACGACTGGAAGTCGTCCAGCTCCCGCAGGAACTGCTGCAGCTTGCTGGCCTCGCCCAGAGACTCCTCGCGGTTCTTCAGCGTCCCCTAGAGGCAGACCGGGACAGACGGCTCAACGTTAAACACACAGATTCATCCGCAACGCTTAACACGCTAATATCACAGATCGCTGATTAATAACATCACATATTTTGACCTAAAGGTCTCTCTATCACGGACGGTTAGTTGGCTCAAAGTAACCCTTTGCAGTGCCGCAGTATGCAGACTGGTACCGCGGTCAACGATGTCACAAAGCAGAGTGGAACGATGAGGTGACAGGGTTTCCTGACAGATCAGAGCCATGATAGAAGGAGGAGTAAATATCCACCAAAAAAACTTCTTCTGACTTTAaaggtcaaacattttgttttgctgaaactgagattaatctcaaaatttcaggttttttcttgcaaattttcaactgttcaaactgtttttttcttgaaaattcttgattaatctaaaaaattcaGAGGTTTTGGAAAATTGACTATTTTTCCTTCTTATCTACAACGACCCTAACATGACATTGTGCAGTCAGACTGGGAGCTCAGCTGTTAGCGTTCAGAGGCTGCAGGCCGTTTGAATCCGTCTTCGGTTCTTTAGCCTCACGTCTTTCTAACCGTCTAACTGTCAGATTACTGTCAAATAAAAGTTGTCCATTGTGATGGACGTTTGGATAAAACCAgggttttatgtatttactgtAACGGTGAATTATCCTTCCATCGCAGCAGAACCAGtttattgaaacatttaattacatttcaaatcgTCCTGAAAATGACGATTGAAAATGACGCAGAGCGTTTGCAGAgacgacctctgaccttcatgTCGTCCCAGACGGCGGTGATCTCGGCCAGCCGGCCCCTGATGGCGCCGGCCTGCTCCGGGTGTTCGCTGGCCAGGCGCTCCGCCTCCTTGTCCAGGTCCGTCAGCTTGTCCTCGATGGCGGCCAGGTCGCGCTCCATGCCGGTCAGCTTCCTCTGCAGCGCCATGACCCCGGCCAGGTCGTTGCCCAGCTCCTGGGTCGACTCGATCACCTGCAACACAGAGCGGCCCGCTGAGGTTCTGCCGGCGGCCCGGTTGGTCCGGGCCGGGACGGGACGGGCCGGGCCGTACCTTGGTCTTCTCCTTGATCCAGGACTTGGTCTCGTTGCACTCCAGGTGGTAGTTCTGGACGCCCAGCGCCGAGTTCAGGTTCTCCTTCTTCTGGTCCACCAGGTCTCTGAACTGGCTCCACCTGAACACGGACAGAACCGCCATCAGAACCAGGGCGTTCCACCTGGACCTGGCCTGACCCAGTTTCACTCTGACCCGGCCCACTCGCCTGGTGTTGAGCTGGTCCTGCTGGGCCCGGATCTGGGTCTCCCCGGGATGCCCGCTGTGGACCAGCTGCCGGGCCACCTGGTTCACCACGGCGACGCGAGACGCCTGGCTGTTCATCTCCGGCTCCAGATTCTCGAACCTGCAGGGAGACGGACAGCGAGCCGTGAGGAACGCTGGCGGTTCCGCTCCCGGCCCGTGGTTCCGGTCCGGCCGAGTCCGGGTCTCACCGGTGCTGGACCACCTCCAGGTCCTCCAGCTTCTCGGGGATGTCCATGCCGTTGAGCCACTGCTCCTTCTCGTCGACCCACAGTTCGCAGGCGCTGGCCTCGCTCAGCATCTTGTAGAGCGCCAGCGCGTCCTGCAGCGCCTGCTTCCTGTGCCGGGTCAGCTCCGCCACCTCCTGGTACCGCTCCTCGATGCCGGCCAGCCGAGCCCGGACCTGCGGGGCGGAGGCAGTGAGGCGGGGTGTCCCGGCCCGATGTGGGCGGGGACCgcgcggcggcggcggcggcgttACCTCCTGGGAGCCGGCGTCCTGCGGTGGCAGCGTCTGCGCCTGCTCGTGCAGCGCCTCGATGACGGGCCGGTAGCTGCTGATCTCCTCCGCCACGTCTTTGTGCTTCTTCACCAGAGCCTGGGCCGAGAACTCGTCATGGCCGACGTCCACGCTGGAGACGATGCGCAGGACGTCCAGCATCCAGGTGTCGATGTCGTCGGCGTCAGCCTGAGGGTCAAAGGTCGGGTCAGAGCAATAACTCCTCTATGGACACTGGATCAACataacacacctgattcaatcgtttcactgaactctgacccAGAACAGCAAAGTATTCTGGGAAAAACTGTAGCTGCTTAGCGGGCTAAGCTAGCTGGGTGGCGtcaactcactctttggttacctagcaacaccctGCAGAGTATTttatggttacctagcaacaacctgtttaATAACCTGCGCAGCAGCAGTGTCATGTTTTGTCTCACAAcggattgaaaataaaaaccagtttgAAGTGAAACtggatgaaacaggaaatgtcgCCTCACcagtttcagatatttaaaataaaaactgatcaataattattgatatcaactgatatgaacatttttcagccatattgttcaGGCCTAAACGCAGGAAGTGGTGACTGGGCAGCAGGAAGTAGCTCCTTGACCTCTAACTGGGATCTAACTGGGATCTGTGGGAGTTTCTCACCTGGAACTGGTGCAGGTTGCAGGCCTCCTGCAGGCGGGTTTTCCGTACGGCAGACAGACGCTCCAGAGCCGCCCACTGATCCTACAGAGACAGGAAGTGCCCTGTTAGGCTGGTTCTTTCAGAATAAACGCCTCCTGACGCCCTGACCCCGTGTCGGCCCACCTGGATGTCCTGGATGCGCTCCTTGATCTTCTCGGCTCCGAAGTGGTTGTCGTCCACCAGCTGCTGGCCCTGCCTGATGGTCTGCTGCAGGTGGGCGGCGCGGCCGCTCATCTCGTCCTCGAAGGCTTTGTGCTGACTCAGCAGCCGCACCGTCCCCGTCAGATCCTTCCCATAATCCTCCAAGGACAGGATCTGCTCCTTCTCCCGGATCCAGCCCTCCTGCAAACCAGAACGCCAGGTTACCATGGAAACCGCCACCGCTGTACGGCTGACGGAGGGGTCGAAGGTCACCGGACCTCCTCGGCCATCTCCCAGAAGAACTTCCAGAGGCGGCGGGACTCCTCCAGGCGGGCGCGCCGCTCCGCCGCCAACTGGTTCAGCTCCTGGTAGCAGAACTCCATGTGTGCCACGCGGTCCCGGATGACCTGCGGGTCGCAGGGTTTGTAGCctgggggaggaagaggagcggtGAGGGAGAGGAgcggtgaggaagaggagcggcGGGAACAGGCAGTGTACCGTCGGTGTCGCTGGCGAACTTCTGGGCGTTGCTGTTGACGTTGCGGACACGGTCGGCCTGGATGGAGATGTCGGCCTCCACCAGAGCGTGTTTCTGCAGCAGATCCTCCACACCCAGCAGGTGCTTCCCGTAGTCCTgggacagcagcagcatctgccggggtcaaaggtcattcaggatgatcagaaacaaaaacgttttcctgctgaatcgtctgaaactgtatttaaaaagtgaaaatattctggaaatgtttctgttttcgtCTCCAGCATCGTGAAGCTGCTGTTGTTTGGGACAGAGTCTGATTCCCAACTGGACATGCAGCGCCACCTGCTGACCAACAGCAGCATCCTTCATCCTTCTGACCTGATGAAAACCTCAACAAGTAAAATATCCTCAAGGAATAATTATGCAAAGCATAATAACCATCTGatgtttttaagatttaaacagatgttaaaaaaatcCTGCAGAACCTTTAGAAtgttatttataatataaaactgagaaattatAGTTTAATCTTCCAaactttctgtattttcattCTGAACCGTATTAAGATCATTAATGTTGTTTATATCAGAATTAATAAAAaccattaaactttaaaatgttaataaaaaactgcattaaagTGAAACATGGAAAATTTTCTCCCACTAACAGAGTTTGtgaaaatacagttaaaaactGTCCTGATTATAAAATGATATTTAAGACTCAAACTGCTGAATCCAGAGGACCTCAGACATGTTCACAGCGGGCCAGATTTGACCCACGGGCCTCAGGTTTGACACACCTGGTCTAGGTGATTATGACTCCTGAATGTCTGCAGGTAAGACGGTTCCTCTTTTATTATTTGGACTGGGCACATTAATCACCTTTACTCTGATTTACAGAGGTGTAAATATGAATTAGATCAAtagttaaattatatttttcagataATTACTGTATAAAACAGGAGCTTCATGATTCTGCTCGTTCGAACAAAGATCTGCAAACGTTTTAGTGATGCGTGGGTTTACTGATGCGTGGGTTTACTGAACAAGACTGAACGGTTGCCTTGACAACAGGTTTTAGTTTAGTGAAAGAAACGGACCAGAAGATGAAATCAGGTTGGAATAAAATTTATCCTGTTTACAGGCAGGAAGAGGAAACTGATCTGATCTGATGAGCCAATCACATCGTCTgatttaacctttaacctttaaccgCTGAGCTCATTACGTCCGTCTGCAGATTTTTAACTTTCAgctgtaaaacaacagaaaatgttaatttctgaGAATGTGAAAGTTTGATGTTAATCATAATTTATTCTGTAATAAAATGGAGCAgtaatagttttaaataaaaatataaaaacagaatttgattttagggttttcatgaaaaaaaaacattgcagatGTACaagaacaaattattttgtatttaattataaaatttaagcaaataaattaatatttatctttaaatgagaaacaaactgaacattttagtcAAAAACGGTAAAAGAGGAAATTCTAATAATTACTAATAAATTACTAATTACTAATAAAGATACATGAAGATAAAAGTGAGgagtttttattcttatttaaataagataaaCGCAGAGAAACATTTACTGCTCAGATCTTCATCCTCCAAATAATTAAAgacaaatttgatttatttctaataaactttgtgtcagaagaaaataatctttcTGCTGGAGTTTCAGtctaaacagcagcagcaggtcagtTTTCTCTTGTCTGGCTGCATTTCTGTATTTCAGCTGTACAACAAACAGCTTGATGGCGTCGCAAAGCTAAAGGTGAGGCCTGAGCCTCGGCGGTGAGGATGATGACGTTACCTTCATTTCGTCCATCCAGTCCATGATGTAGAGCATTTCCTGGAAAACCCTCTGCAGGCCCAGGTTGAGCTCCAACCTGTGGCGCCGGGCcttcagcagctccagcaggtACTCCCACAGCCGGATCACGTTGTCCTTCCTGGCCGTGATGCGCTTGATGTCATGGTAACTCTCCGCCTCCAGCTCCCTCGCCACGGCAACCACCGCCTGAACGCGCTCCTCGTACGCCGCGATGTCCGTCTCTATGGCTTCATGCTTCTTCGTGGCCGCCTCCACGGCCTGCAGGTCGAATCCGAAGTTATCCTGCAGGGGAAGACAGCAGGAAGAAGAGAGAAGGATGACGGGAAGacaagaagacgacaggaagacAGGAAGACGAAAGGAAGAGGAGATGAAGGaggaaaggagagaaagaaCAGAGGGATGATAAgaatcagagaaaaaacaaaaaatgaaggagaaaaatctgaattaacaAGTAAAACGTCCTCATATCATTCTGGATTATGAATAACTGAGTCGACATGTCCAGGTGAGTTCAGGTGAGTCCAGGTGAGTCCAGGTGAGTGGTACCTGTGAGACCAGCCTCTGGTTCTCGCTCAGCCACGTCTCCCTCATGGCAGCCTTGCGGTCGAAGCGGCGGGCCagctgctccagcttctcctggcGGATCAGCTCCGTCCTCAGGGCCAGCTCCCGCTCATGCTCCGCCTTCTCCAGACGCTCCCAGGCCTGAAACAAACGCACCCGGGTCAGAGTGGGGACGCCGTTCGCCCCCTGATGTCACGCTACAGGTACCTTGTTGATGTCGGAGATGAGCTTTCCTTCGCGTGGCGTGAAAACTTTCTGGTTGTTGGCTCTCATCTTACTCTGAATGGTGAAGAGCAGAACCTCCAGGTTCCCCTTCTCTGTGAACCTGAACAcacatttcatgttttactAAAGATCCACAGCTGCATCTTGTTTATaacttattaaaatgtaaaaacatggaATCAAAAGGTTTCCCCTGAAGCCAGCTGAGCTCAGCGACAGCGGCGCTGCGTCAGACCTGATTCTgagttaaacatgtttaaagttgacaggaaagtTTAAAACATCTGTTATTAACAAatcctaaacaccaactataaagttattaaaaacaacaagtaTATAAACAAATAACTCTTAGCCTGGCAGAGTGCTTTTAAAGTCTGGTGACCCGCCAGGCTGATAATACAGAGTGAATATTATACTGATGGTATATAAATTATACAACATATTATAAACAAATGATTCCCACTGTCCAGCATTGTAGAATATTacacatgaatatttaatatgtttatataacaaaataatatgatttatttgggaaaatgtattgattatgTAAAGATACAGTATATTAGCAATATTTggtagaatatatttaaaacataaggAAATGTATATATGTTGTAGCACATAAATTATATAACACCCGTTAtggtttttattgaaatacatttttaatatttatcaataCATAAACATATTGGAAAGCATCAGCAGTAAATGTGTGGGATCAGATGGTTTGATGTGTGTTGTGATATTTTCTGTTAAGCTGCTGTATGTTTGGGTgttagctgctgctgccggcggcggcggcgggtTGCACTGACTTGGGCGGTTTCTCCACGGTGCGGTACGTGTTGAaggcctgcagctgctgctggacgcCCACCAGCGAGTTGGCGAACTTCCTGTTGTTGAGGATGATGATGGTCTGTTCGATCCACTCCAGCAGGTCCGACGCCAGAGACTCGTACTTCTCGATCATCTTCTCCGTCTCGATGGCGTTGTCCAGAACCTGCGAGGCGAAGGGAAAAACGCTCCGTCAGCGAGAGGCGATGAAGAGAGAGCAAAAATCAACgattctgttttactttaacaacaatctggatgttttcctactaaaaataactttacttgctaaactttaataaatcatttgcAGGCAGCagctaaagcaggggtgtccaaagtgtggcccaggGGCCGTTTGTGGCCCTCAAAGTGATTCTGTTTGGCCTCAATCATAAAAATGgcacaaatataattttactttagGTTGGagatttatgcaaaaaataattatattttcaaaaatgaattcaAATCCTCTTTTTGTCATCAAGGTTCTTTATGTTTGCTTCAAGCTCACAGTCATTAGAAATAAACGTTAGTTTTGAAACATTGCTGCCAGTTTCTTTACATCAAGGTGAAGCTGccagattttatgtttcaggtTACAAAGATTCACAGAATAAAGTCTGGAGACTTCATTTGAAATGTTACAGTAAAAATTAGATTCAACACAAAAACCAGCTGAATCTGAACTTTGTGACGTTTTTTAAAGTTCATCCtcaggttttcttcttctgcagcagaTTTCAGACTTCGACCAATCAGCTGCAGAGCTGGgatctgaccaatcagaggacGCCAAGCCTGACTGGGGCTGCTGGGATAaatctgggtcagaaccagcgacgggtcagaaccagcaaCGGTTCAGAACCAGcgacgggtcagaaccagctcACCTTGCCGATCCTCTTGCCCTCCACCTTCAGCGCCTTCATCTTGGAGAAGTAGTGGTAATAGGTGACGACGTAGGTGATGATGGATTTTTCATCAGGATGTTCAACGCTGATGTCTGCAGAGGAGAGCAACGCCATTAACTCactgtgtgtgttagtgtgtgtgtgttagtgtgtgtgtgttgacctTCCGGGTCCAGCAGCTTGGTGAGCCCCAGGTGTTGCTCTGCCAGGTTGAAGGCGTTCTGCAGGTTGTAGTGAGCGTTGGACTTCTTCAGCTTATCAAAGTCGATCAGATCAGGTCTGAAAACGACAAGAaaccccttcaaaataaaacaccgcccttcaaaataaacaatgtgtGATCTTTAACAGGCCTGATGGAAACActggaggtcaaaggttaatAGTAGTGGATG containing:
- the LOC114138004 gene encoding spectrin beta chain, non-erythrocytic 1 isoform X2, with translation MTSVAAEFEHMEIQQQYSDGVNNRWDADDWDNENSSARLFERSRIKALADEREAVQKKTFTKWVNSHLSRVSCRITDLYMDLRDGRMLIKLLEVLSGERLPKPTKGRMRIHCLENVDKALQFLKEQRVHLENMGSHDIVDGNHRLTLGLIWTIILRFQIQDISVETEDNKEKKSAKDALLLWCQMKTAGYPNVNIHNFTTSWRDGMAFNALIHKHRPDLIDFDKLKKSNAHYNLQNAFNLAEQHLGLTKLLDPEDISVEHPDEKSIITYVVTYYHYFSKMKALKVEGKRIGKVLDNAIETEKMIEKYESLASDLLEWIEQTIIILNNRKFANSLVGVQQQLQAFNTYRTVEKPPKFTEKGNLEVLLFTIQSKMRANNQKVFTPREGKLISDINKAWERLEKAEHERELALRTELIRQEKLEQLARRFDRKAAMRETWLSENQRLVSQDNFGFDLQAVEAATKKHEAIETDIAAYEERVQAVVAVARELEAESYHDIKRITARKDNVIRLWEYLLELLKARRHRLELNLGLQRVFQEMLYIMDWMDEMKMLLLSQDYGKHLLGVEDLLQKHALVEADISIQADRVRNVNSNAQKFASDTDGYKPCDPQVIRDRVAHMEFCYQELNQLAAERRARLEESRRLWKFFWEMAEEEGWIREKEQILSLEDYGKDLTGTVRLLSQHKAFEDEMSGRAAHLQQTIRQGQQLVDDNHFGAEKIKERIQDIQDQWAALERLSAVRKTRLQEACNLHQFQADADDIDTWMLDVLRIVSSVDVGHDEFSAQALVKKHKDVAEEISSYRPVIEALHEQAQTLPPQDAGSQEVRARLAGIEERYQEVAELTRHRKQALQDALALYKMLSEASACELWVDEKEQWLNGMDIPEKLEDLEVVQHRFENLEPEMNSQASRVAVVNQVARQLVHSGHPGETQIRAQQDQLNTRWSQFRDLVDQKKENLNSALGVQNYHLECNETKSWIKEKTKVIESTQELGNDLAGVMALQRKLTGMERDLAAIEDKLTDLDKEAERLASEHPEQAGAIRGRLAEITAVWDDMKGTLKNREESLGEASKLQQFLRELDDFQSWLSRTQTAIASEDKPNALAEAEKLLAQHENIKNEIRNYEEDYQKMRDMGDMVTQGQTDAQYMFLRQRLQALDTGWNELHKMWENRQSLLSQSHAYQLFLRDTKQAEAFLNNQEYVLAHTEMPTTLEAAEAAIKKQEDFMTTMDANEEKISGVVDTGRRLVADGNINGERIQEKVDSIDQRHKKNRQAAKDLLSRLKDNRDLQKFLQDCQELSLWINEKMLTAQDMTYDEARNLHSKWLKHQAFMAELQSNKEWLDKIEKDGQALMAEKPETEAMVKEKLASLKVMWDDLESTTQTKAKCLFDANKAELFTQSCADLDKWLTGLDSQLQSDDFGKDLTSVNIMLKKQQMLESQVEVRQKEVEELQKQSQALSQEGKGSDEVDGKRITVENKFQTLLAPLKMRRDNLMASREIHQFNRDVEDEILWVEERLPLATSTDHGHNLQTVQLLIKKNQTLQKEIQGHQPRFDDIFERSQQVLRAGSPTAEPIRQRLTELQALWERIRKETENRHSRLSEAHEAQQYYFDAAEAEAWMSEQELYMMSEEKAKDEQSSVAMLKKHQILEQAVEDYADAVHQLSSTSRGLVAAGHPDSERIGMRQSQVDKLYAGLKDLAEERRGKLDERFRLFQLNREVDDLEQWIAEREVVAGSHELGQDYEHVTMLQERFREFARDTGNIGQERVDGVNKLADELINAGHGDAATIAEWKDGLNEAWADLLELIDTRTQILAASYELHKFYHDAKEILHRILDKHKKLPEELGRDQNTVETLQRMHTTFEHDIQALGTQVRQLQEDAVRLQSAYAGDKADDIQKREGEVLEAWKNLLEAAEARRSKLLDTADKFRFFSMVRDLMLWMDDVIRLIEAQEKPRDVSSVELLMNNHQGIKAEIDARNDSFTACIELGKALLARKHYAAEEIKEKLLQLTDKRKEMIDKWEDRWEWLRLVLEVHQFSRDAGVAEAWLLGQEPYLSSREMGQSVDEVEKLIKRHEAFEKSAATWEERFAALERLTTMELLEVRRRQEEEERKRQPAEAAEAAAQSREGEPVSQNGLPSDQESPRENVDEAVNGVSERSPAGSPGAARKAKPSQAATLPAKSQQDGATSLLEAFLHRKHEWEGHNKKASNRSWHNVFCVINQQEMGFYKDQKSAAQGVPYHSEIPVSLKEALCEVALDYKKKKHVFKLKLTDGNEYLFQAKDDEEMNSWISAIVAAAGSRVEVTPSSHSTPAPAARAQTLPATVAASTAESSPGKREKDKEKRFSLFSKKK